In a genomic window of Rhododendron vialii isolate Sample 1 chromosome 12a, ASM3025357v1:
- the LOC131309420 gene encoding uncharacterized protein LOC131309420, which produces MVLQRLVKRFEGGSSDFKNVLWKFTIERGFEYTLSKNDKVRVTAQCKYRAVKKCMWHVHARIMPGNEYFHILGMDLAHTCGFAVRTLTNPLATAELVADLVGNDVRAKSTNPGSHIELESDEETKRFKRLFVAFGACLQGFNQCRLLIFLDAAHLKGRYRGTIMAATGKNGNQGIFSICFAIVDGETYKNWRWFLEHLRSILAPGRDITSISDRHMGLLMARRDKRNLRDHLKGTTRAYRKRVVGEFVRCAYAPTQEIFHQNMTKLLSRDDGKVEEFLTNLRYENWSNAFFWGQRYDEMTSNVVESFNAWIEGERHLPITILVDELRKKIMNLMSERREEISKWGCQICPEMDKRMRASFNESRTWVVSAAGDGVYEKWQLTGFPCAHAVIVLLSSGKDMTEYVDPYYFSQTFRASYSTSIHPIPTVWMPERPVDEDFLLPSPLQEATRETQE; this is translated from the exons ATGGTATTACAACGGTTGGTCAAAAGGTTTGAGGGTGGCTCTTCGGATTTCAAGAACGTGTTGTGGAAGTTTACTATCGAGCGGGGGTTCGAATATACTTTGTCAAAAAATGACAAGGTTCGTGTTACTGCACAGTGCAAATATCGAGCGGTCAAAAAATGCATGTGGCATGTGCATGCCAGAATAATGCCAGGGAATGAGTATTTCCATATCTTAGGCATGGACCTAGCTCACACATGTGGTTTTGCCGTACGAACGCTTACTAACCCACTTGCCACAGCGGAGTTGGTTGCTGACTTAGTTGGCAATGATGTTCGGG CCAAAAGCACGAACCCGGGCAGCCACATTGAATTGGAAAGTGACGAGGAAACTAAGCGGTTCAAAAGGTTGTTTGTTGCTTTCGGTGCATGTTTGCAAGGATTCAATCAGTGTCGCCTCCTAATTTTCCTTGACGCAGCCCATCTTAAAGGGAGGTATAGGGGGACAATAATGGCAGCCACTGGGAAGAATGGCAACCAAG GTATTTTTTCAATCTGTTTTGCAATTGTTGATGGTGAAACTTACAAAAATTGGCGTTGGTTTTTGGAGCATTTACGATCAATACTTGCGCCTGGGAGGGATATCACCTCCATATCGGACCGTCATATGGGGTTGCTTATGGCTAGGCGGGAC AAGAGGAATTTAAGAGATCATTTGAAAGGAACAACAAGAGCTTATAGAAAGAGGGTGGTGGGTGAATTTGTTCGTTGTGCATATGCTCCTACACAGGAGATTTTCCACCAAAACATGACTAAGCTTTTGAGTCGTGATGATGGTAAGGTGGAAGAATTCCTAACAAATTTACGCTATGAAAATTGGAGCAACGCATTTTTCTGGGGGCAACGGTACGATGAAATGACATCCAATGTTGTCGAATCATTCAATGCATGGATTGAGGGTGAGAGGCACCTTCCGATCACAATTCTTGTTGATGAGTTAAGAAAGAAAATCATGAACCTAATGTcggagaggagagaagaaataAGCAAATGGGGATGCCAAATTTGCCCAGAAATGGACAAAAGGATGAGGGCATCGTTCAATGAATCGAGGACATGGGTAGTCAGCGCAGCCGGTGATGGTGTCTATGAG AAATGGCAACTTACTGGGTTTCCATGTGCCCACGCTGTTATCGTGCTTTTATCGAGCGGGAAGGATATGACCGAGTATGTTGACCCCTACTACTTTTCACAAACATTCCGTGCCTCTTACTCCACCTCGATCCACCCGATACCAACTGTGTGGATGCCTGAGCGTCCGGTTGATGAGGATTTTCTCCTTCCTTCAC